CGGCCCTACCTCAGCGGGGCGCATGGGATGAGCTGGCCCCGGTTCCCGGCTCCGAGGTACACGACGTTTCGTCGCTTCCGGCACTGTCCAAGGAACTGGCCCCGGTGGTGGTGCTGACCTTCGACGACGGACCCGGCCCTCAGACCGCTGCGATCCTGGATATTTTGCAACGCGAGCAGGTGACCGCCACCTTCTTCATGTTGGGCAGCCAGGTGCGGGAGCGACCCGAGGACGCCAGGGCGGTGGCCGCGGCGGGGTTTCCGATTGGATCGCACACCATGGATCACAAGGATCTGGCCACGCTGACGCCTTACGAGGTCGAACGTGAGATTCGCGACTCCACCAGTGCGATCAACGAGGTGGTCGGCAAGGGAACCGTTCAGTGCATGCGCGCGCCGTACGGCAGCTTTAACGACGAGACGCTGGGCGTGGCCAAGGAGCAGTCGCTGGGGTTGGTCGGTTGGGATGTTGACACCGAAGACTGGAAGGTTCGTGACTCGGCTCGAATTTTGGCCCGTGCCACGATGCCAGGACACCGTCAGCTCATCCTCATGCACGACGCCGGCGGCAACCGCGATGCCACGGTCGCGGCGCTGCCGCAGATCATCGCCCGCTACAAGGCTCAGGGCGCCCGCTTCATCTCGCTCTGTGGCTCGGAGTTGGATGGTGGCAATGCAACCACCGAGGCCCCCGTTGTGGCCTCACCGGTCACCACCGCGCCAAAGCCCCCGACGCTTGGCTGAACGACGAAGCCGCGGGCCGCCATCACGATGCCAAGCGGGTCTCCACGGTTCGTGGGCTTTGAGAGTCCACGGCCGGGCGTGCAACTTCGAGGCCCCGCAGTGCTCGGACTTGGTGAGGCATTCCGGTTGCTGCTCAGCGCGTTCAATCGCCGGGGCAGACAGCGAGCAGCTTGCCGAAAGTAGATGGCCGGAGGCATCGGCATCGCTGGTAGGGTGTGGTCTTCGCCCGGGTAGCTCAGACGGCAGAGCAGCTCACTCGTAATGAGCAGGTCAGGAGTTCGATTCTCCTCTCGGGCTCCACTCACATCCTTGCAATATCAGGGGTTTCAGCCCTTTCGCAGGGGTCGCCACCGTGGCTCAAAACGGCGTCGGGCCACATTGCGGGCATACCGCCTCAACCTCCTGGTCGTCGTCCACACCGGTGACGGTGATCTCGTCGAACACCTGGGTGTCGCCCTGGGAGGTGACCACCGATTCCGACGCTGTGGTCTGCCCGTCGATCTCCCGGTAGTTGTCGACCGTCAGCGTCAGTTCGGCGTCACGGTCGAGCAACCCGGTCACGGTCGGTTCCGGGGTTTCGGTGATGTAGCCCGGAGGCGGTGCGGTCTCGGTCAGTCGGTAGTTCCCGACCCGAACGTCGGGAATCTCGATCAGCGACGTCGGCGAGGTGAACGTCTCGTCGTAACCACCTGGACCGGTCAGCCGAAGCGTTGCCCCAGCAACCGGGTCGCCCGTGACGCCGTCGAGCTTGCCGATCCGCACGGTTCCAAGCGGGGCCTCTTGGCGACCATCAGCCTGTGCAACCTTCGGGGTGCCAGCCACGATCATGGTCTGTTGCCGTTCATCCACCGGACGCAACACTCGAGCGCTGGATGGGCCGACGATCGAAACGCCGTAGCTCACCGGCTTGGTGCCGTCGACGACGTTTACCCGCAGGTACGCCTTGCCGTCGCTGCTGGTGAGCGGAGCTGGGAAGCCGTAGTCGGTCAGCTTCTGGTCGAATGCGTCGTCGTAGAAGCCGTCGACGGTCACGTTCGACTGCAACCCAGGTGGAGCGAGAATGGGTTGGCTGTTGCCAACCGGGTTCCCGGCGGCATTGCGCAGGGTCCACTCGGTGTCGATGACCCCGCCGTCAACGCCCGGATGAGGGGTGGCCGAGTCGAGGGTCCAAGCCCAGTCGCGGCCGGTGTTCTCCATCACCGTCCAGGCGAACATCGCCGTAGCAGCCACCGCACCCGCCGAGCTGGCCTGGTTGCCGTTGAAGGTCCGCACCCCACCGCTGCCGTCCGACAGTCGGAAGTCGGCACCGCTCGTGGGGTCGGGCAGTCCGACCGGGTAGGTCGTGGCACCAGGCAAACCGAGCTGCGAAGACCGGTATTTGCCGACTACCGCCAAGGCGGCCTGGGCAACCTCATCGTCCTTGAACGGACCACTCAGATTGTCGACCGTGAACGCCAGCGCTGACAGGATCGGATCGTCGGTCAGCCCGCCATCCAAATAGGCGCCAGGCTGATCGTCAGGTGCGCGACCATCCCACTCGATGCAGGTCGCCTGACGTTTGCCGGTCACCGGGTCGGTCAGCTCGTACAGGCCGACGTACGACAGCCCGTCGCCGCCACCGGTGCCATTGACCTGGACACCGGTGACACCACCCGCTCGCACGACCGCCGCACCCGCCGTGCCGGGGAACACCAGCGTCCCCAAAGTTGTCAGAAGGAGCGCAACAACCGCAGCAGCGGCACTCCCCCTCTTGGCCTGAACTTTCATACCAACCTCCTGGTTGATGTAGTTGTCGATCACGAGCGAGCCGCCCGCGCGATCCCGGCAGCGAAACGAGTCACTCCCGCCGAACTGCCTGATGGGCATGCAGGGCCGTCAAAGCCACGCCGATAGCCCGGCGCCACGCACAGGTGGACCCGATCCGGCGCACGCAACGACACGAACGCCCCAGAACCCGATCCGGGCTCACCCTCCCGGCGCAGGCCACCCGAGATGAACCGGTCACCACCCAGCCCGGTGGCAGCATCAACGACCGGGACACCCCTGGTGGTCGCCCACGCCTCGGCGGTGTCGCGCGCCGACACGCTGTTCGATGCTCGTTCGTTGTCCCACACAGGGGTGAGCGCCATCCGAAGCTTCGGCGTACCGATGCGAGCTGCGTACGCCTCGTAGCTGTCCCGGTAGGCGCCGCCTATCCGGTGATCAGAACCCGACATGCACGGCGCCAAGAACGAGTCGTTGCCGCTGAAGGCCAGCACCACCACATCGGCAGACCCCGCCGCTGCGACCGCGTCGGCGAGTAGCGAGCAGGGCGCAGCGCCGGTTCGAGCTACTACCCGGGCGCCGGGAACCCTCTTTTCGATGGCGGATCTCGCCTCCACCACGAGCGAATCACCGACAACGAGCACCTTGCCGGGCGACACCCGCACGTTCCGAGGAGCAACCTGACACGCGCACGACGTCAGCACCGCCAACACCGCAACCGTCAGAACTGCTCGGGCACCCAATGACCTCATGGCCACAAGGAATACAAGTCATTAGTGGGATTGGGGTGGGGGTCGGACGCCACCACCGTCGAAGTCCCTCAACCCCTCAAATTGCCACTTGTGCAACTGTCAAGATTCACTTTTGTTCGTCTGTTCACCGCCCACTATGTACAAATCCTCGTTTGTTCAGGTGTCGAATCCCTATGTAGCTCCAGGTCGTCGAGAGCCGGCAGCAGCGCGTGCTGCGCGCCGAGCCCGATCCACCACGGTCACCCATCGATGCCGATGTACATCCGTTCGGTTCCACATGCTCACGAACCCGCAACGGACCATTCCCACAAATGCGTGCCACGTTGACGGTGACCACCACCTCGAAGGGAAACCAGACCATGCACACGCTCGCTGTTGTCCACCACAAAGGGGGAGTCGGTAAGACCACGACCACCGCACACCTCGGTCACGCCCTCGCCGCCGGACCGGGCGCACCCAAGGTGTTGCTGATCGACCTCGACCCCCAGGCGTCACTCACCCGGCTGGTCGGGCTCACACCCGGCGCCGGCGACGTCGGCTACGCAGCGGCAATTGACGACCACGACATCGAGGCACAGGTCGTCCGGTCTGATGAGTGGGGGCTCGACGTGCTTCCAGCGGGCCAACGTCATGCTCGCATCGAGCGGTCATCGGATCCAGGGACCGAGCAGCAGCTCCGGCTGATGCTCGAAGAGGCAACCGCGCGGTGGGACTACGTCCTCATCGACGCCCCGGGTTCCCTCGGAATGCTCACCACCACTGCCCTGGCGGCAGCCGCCAGCGGAGTGATCGTCCCGACCACACCCGACTATCTCGCTCTTGAACCGCTCAAGACGATCATCCAGCTGATCGACACCGTCCAGACCGCCTACCAGCCCGGATGCGTGCTCCGTGGAGTCGTCATCAACGCGCAGGCGAACACCCGCGAACACGCACATCACGCTGACCAGCTCCAGCAAGTGTTCGATCGTCAGATCCTCGGCGCCGTTCCGCGCAGGACCGTCCTCCAGGACACCGCATCAGCGGGACTCCCGCTAACCAGGATCCGCACCGGGCCGGCCGCAGGTCTCGTGCACGACTACGACCAGATCGCCTCACGACTCGCCGCTCAGCTCACCAGCCAAGGAGCACCACGATGACTACCCGTCGCAATCCGCTCGACAACGATCTGCTCGCAGACCTCGGCATCAGCACTACATCGGCTGGCGCCGACGCAACGACCGGCGACCGTGCACCTGCAGCGCCGCCGTCAGCGCCCGCGGGCCCGGACCTGGCGCCCGGCACGGTCAAGACCAAACGGATCGGCGTCGACGTCAGCGAAGAGGTCTGGATCGCCACCAAGATCGTCGCCGCCCAGCGGGGGACCACCGTGGCCAACCTGATCCGTAGCCACCTTGCCCGGCTGATCGCCGAGCAGGCGTGAGCGTCG
The nucleotide sequence above comes from Candidatus Microthrix parvicella Bio17-1. Encoded proteins:
- a CDS encoding polysaccharide deacetylase family protein; the protein is MALVAVAALVFGGWRGIERQAERSDSTGQAGAATLQTPRSSSAATWPQSFVVTPVSTALKQKAAADQAAAAAAATTIPALPQRGAWDELAPVPGSEVHDVSSLPALSKELAPVVVLTFDDGPGPQTAAILDILQREQVTATFFMLGSQVRERPEDARAVAAAGFPIGSHTMDHKDLATLTPYEVEREIRDSTSAINEVVGKGTVQCMRAPYGSFNDETLGVAKEQSLGLVGWDVDTEDWKVRDSARILARATMPGHRQLILMHDAGGNRDATVAALPQIIARYKAQGARFISLCGSELDGGNATTEAPVVASPVTTAPKPPTLG
- a CDS encoding MSCRAMM family protein produces the protein MKVQAKRGSAAAAVVALLLTTLGTLVFPGTAGAAVVRAGGVTGVQVNGTGGGDGLSYVGLYELTDPVTGKRQATCIEWDGRAPDDQPGAYLDGGLTDDPILSALAFTVDNLSGPFKDDEVAQAALAVVGKYRSSQLGLPGATTYPVGLPDPTSGADFRLSDGSGGVRTFNGNQASSAGAVAATAMFAWTVMENTGRDWAWTLDSATPHPGVDGGVIDTEWTLRNAAGNPVGNSQPILAPPGLQSNVTVDGFYDDAFDQKLTDYGFPAPLTSSDGKAYLRVNVVDGTKPVSYGVSIVGPSSARVLRPVDERQQTMIVAGTPKVAQADGRQEAPLGTVRIGKLDGVTGDPVAGATLRLTGPGGYDETFTSPTSLIEIPDVRVGNYRLTETAPPPGYITETPEPTVTGLLDRDAELTLTVDNYREIDGQTTASESVVTSQGDTQVFDEITVTGVDDDQEVEAVCPQCGPTPF
- a CDS encoding ParA family protein, with amino-acid sequence MRATLTVTTTSKGNQTMHTLAVVHHKGGVGKTTTTAHLGHALAAGPGAPKVLLIDLDPQASLTRLVGLTPGAGDVGYAAAIDDHDIEAQVVRSDEWGLDVLPAGQRHARIERSSDPGTEQQLRLMLEEATARWDYVLIDAPGSLGMLTTTALAAAASGVIVPTTPDYLALEPLKTIIQLIDTVQTAYQPGCVLRGVVINAQANTREHAHHADQLQQVFDRQILGAVPRRTVLQDTASAGLPLTRIRTGPAAGLVHDYDQIASRLAAQLTSQGAPR